Proteins co-encoded in one Chroicocephalus ridibundus chromosome 6, bChrRid1.1, whole genome shotgun sequence genomic window:
- the LOC134517780 gene encoding sentrin-specific protease 2-like, whose amino-acid sequence MEREVVAALGKGEPEEIMSSAFKLRVTRQDVRTLRKLCWLNDEVINFYMGLVMERSKREGYPSVHAFSSFFYEKLASGGYKAVGRWTRCVDLFQRDIILVPINLRLHWTLAVIDTRKKTIKYYDSLGQGGDKICETLLKYLQEESREKRHVNLNVSEWTVHSMEPHEIPQQSNGSDCGVFTCKYADYICRDRPLTFTQSHMPYFRKKMVWEILHQELL is encoded by the exons atggagagagaggtcgttgccgcattaggcaaaggtgagccagaggagataatgagcagtgccttcaaactaAGGGTCACGCGCCAGGACGTCCGCACCCTAAGGAAGCTTTGCTGGCTAAATGATGAG gtcatcaatttctacatgggtcttgtGATGGAGAGAAGTAAGAGGGAaggatatccatcagtccacgctttcagttccttcttttatgaaaaacttgcTTCTGGGGGCTACAAAGCTGTAGGAAGATGGACCAGGTGTGTGGATCTCTTCCAGAGGGACATCATCTTAGTGCCCATTAACTTGCGTTTGCACTGGACACTAGCG gtcatagacaccagaaagaagaccaTCAAATACTACGACTccctgggacaaggaggggacaagatttgtgagactttgct caaatacctgcaagaggagagccGTGAAAAAAGACACGTGAACctgaatgtttcagagtggactgttcacagcatggagccacat gaaatccctcagcaatcaaatggaagcgactgcggcgttttcacctgcaaatacgcagattacatctgcagagacagaccgctgacctttacacag agccacaTGCCTTACTTCCGTAAGAAGATGGTGTGGGAAATACTCCATCAGGAGCTGCTATGA